The following proteins are encoded in a genomic region of Variovorax paradoxus:
- the ptsP gene encoding phosphoenolpyruvate--protein phosphotransferase produces MTFAVHGLPVARGIAIGRAVLVVSSRIDVAHYFIKPEEIDTEIDRVRTARNAVADELAKLQTNVAQMGPNDAPHELAALLEVHQMLLQDEALTGGVKHWITDRLYNAEWALTTQLEIIARQFDEMEDEYLRERKADLEQVVERLLHRMKGTAAVLAPSPPRRKRPAAEDDDDPTAGDGIDAPLVLIAHDLSPADMLQFKKSVFAGFVTDVGGRTSHTAIVARSMDIPAVVGARTASQLVRQDDWVIIDGDAGVVIVDPSPIILAEYGFKQRQGDLERGRLARLRHKPAVTLDGQRVELLANIEMPEDTVGAMKAGAVGVGLFRSEFLFMGRESQRQTRLPDEEEQYQAYKRAVEGMQGMPVTIRTIDVGADKPLDGKAGVKQEHLNPALGLRAIRWSLADPAMFLTQLRAILRAAAHGEIHLLIPMLAHASEIRQTLSLIDFARTELDNRGAVYGAVKLGAMIEIPAAALTLKIFLKYFDFLSIGTNDLIQYTLAIDRADEAVAHLYDPAHPAVLRLVADTIAECRRQGKGVAVCGEMAGDVAFTRLLLGLGLRSFSMHPSRILAVKQEVLRADTGKLEAWAKSVLESDDPASVLAGS; encoded by the coding sequence ATGACCTTCGCAGTCCACGGCCTCCCCGTCGCCCGTGGCATCGCCATCGGCCGCGCGGTGCTGGTGGTGTCGAGCCGCATCGACGTGGCGCACTACTTCATCAAGCCCGAAGAGATCGACACCGAGATCGATCGCGTCCGCACAGCGCGCAACGCGGTGGCCGACGAACTCGCCAAGCTGCAGACCAACGTCGCGCAGATGGGGCCCAACGACGCGCCGCACGAGCTTGCGGCCCTGCTCGAAGTGCACCAGATGCTGCTGCAGGACGAAGCCCTCACCGGCGGCGTGAAGCACTGGATCACCGATCGTCTCTACAACGCCGAGTGGGCGCTGACCACGCAGCTCGAAATCATCGCGCGCCAGTTCGACGAGATGGAAGACGAGTACCTGCGCGAGCGCAAGGCCGACCTCGAGCAGGTGGTCGAGCGGCTGCTGCACCGCATGAAGGGCACGGCCGCGGTGCTCGCGCCGAGCCCCCCGCGCCGCAAGCGCCCTGCGGCCGAAGATGACGACGACCCCACCGCGGGCGACGGCATCGACGCGCCGCTGGTGCTGATTGCGCACGACCTTTCGCCGGCCGACATGCTCCAGTTCAAGAAGAGCGTGTTCGCCGGCTTCGTGACCGACGTGGGCGGGCGCACTTCGCACACCGCCATTGTCGCGCGCAGCATGGACATTCCGGCCGTGGTGGGCGCGCGCACCGCGAGCCAGCTGGTGCGCCAGGACGACTGGGTGATCATCGACGGCGACGCCGGCGTGGTGATCGTCGATCCGTCGCCGATCATCCTGGCCGAGTACGGCTTCAAGCAGCGCCAGGGCGATCTCGAGCGCGGCCGGCTGGCGCGCCTGCGCCACAAGCCCGCGGTGACGCTCGATGGCCAACGCGTCGAGCTGCTCGCCAACATCGAGATGCCCGAGGACACCGTGGGCGCCATGAAGGCCGGGGCGGTCGGCGTGGGGCTGTTCCGCAGCGAGTTTCTTTTCATGGGCCGCGAGTCGCAGCGCCAGACCCGCCTGCCCGACGAAGAAGAGCAGTACCAGGCCTACAAGCGCGCGGTGGAGGGCATGCAGGGCATGCCGGTCACCATCCGCACCATCGACGTGGGCGCCGACAAGCCGCTCGACGGCAAGGCGGGCGTCAAGCAGGAGCACCTGAACCCCGCGCTCGGCTTGCGCGCCATCCGGTGGAGCCTGGCCGATCCGGCGATGTTCCTCACGCAATTGCGCGCCATCCTGCGAGCGGCCGCGCACGGTGAAATCCACCTGCTGATCCCCATGCTCGCGCACGCCAGCGAGATTCGGCAGACGCTGTCGCTGATCGACTTCGCACGCACGGAACTCGACAACCGCGGCGCCGTGTACGGGGCGGTCAAGCTCGGCGCAATGATCGAGATTCCCGCCGCGGCGCTCACGCTCAAGATCTTCCTGAAGTATTTCGACTTCCTGTCGATCGGCACCAACGACCTGATCCAGTACACGCTGGCCATCGACCGCGCCGACGAGGCGGTCGCCCATCTCTACGACCCTGCCCATCCGGCGGTGCTCAGGCTCGTGGCCGACACCATTGCCGAATGCCGCCGCCAGGGCAAGGGCGTGGCCGTGTGCGGCGAAATGGCCGGCGACGTGGCCTTCACGCGCCTGTTGCTCGGCCTCGGACTGCGCAGCTTTTCGATGCATCCCTCGCGCATCCTCGCCGTCAAGCAGGAAGTGCTGCGCGCCGACACCGGCAAGCTCGAAGCCTGGGCGAAGAGCGTGCTCGAGTCGGACGATCCGGCGTCGGTCCTCGCCGGAAGTTAA
- a CDS encoding DUF4148 domain-containing protein, whose translation MKALSLTQIVAVGSFALLAAAGAKAESYEGVQPLASAKSRAEVSAEAVRTASAPDQNVVRGSRGAETMAVSRDRAGVVFEAMRTAAAPDQNVTSGSRVNSKVISTLQNPLDARAAAAGNSNKL comes from the coding sequence ATGAAAGCTCTCTCCCTCACCCAAATCGTCGCCGTCGGCTCCTTCGCCCTGCTCGCCGCAGCCGGCGCCAAGGCTGAATCCTACGAAGGCGTCCAGCCGCTCGCCTCGGCGAAGAGCCGCGCTGAAGTAAGCGCCGAAGCCGTGCGCACCGCTTCCGCGCCGGACCAGAACGTCGTGCGCGGTTCGCGCGGCGCGGAGACCATGGCTGTGTCGCGTGATCGCGCAGGCGTTGTCTTCGAAGCCATGCGCACCGCCGCCGCACCCGACCAGAACGTGACCTCGGGCTCGCGCGTGAACAGCAAGGTCATCTCGACGCTGCAGAACCCGCTCGACGCGCGTGCCGCAGCGGCCGGTAACAGCAACAAGCTCTAA
- a CDS encoding Spy/CpxP family protein refolding chaperone: MKYWIKRTLFGFAGLAVAAGSIAGCAGHRHGWGGGDSAEFRTKMVERVGSKLELDASQKQKLTVLAEKLQAQREAMRGAGGSGDPRSQFKALFAGNKLDQAGATRLVDEKTTAVRNGSPEIIAAAADFYDSLNAAQQQKVRDFMDRGGRRWGHRG, translated from the coding sequence ATGAAATACTGGATCAAACGCACTCTCTTCGGTTTCGCCGGCCTCGCGGTGGCGGCGGGCAGCATTGCGGGCTGCGCCGGCCATCGGCACGGCTGGGGCGGCGGTGACAGCGCCGAATTCCGCACCAAGATGGTCGAGCGTGTCGGCAGCAAGCTGGAACTCGATGCTTCGCAAAAGCAGAAGCTCACCGTGCTGGCGGAGAAACTCCAGGCACAGCGCGAAGCGATGCGCGGCGCGGGCGGTTCGGGCGATCCACGGTCGCAATTCAAGGCGCTGTTCGCGGGCAACAAGCTCGACCAGGCCGGCGCCACGCGGCTCGTCGACGAGAAGACCACCGCCGTGCGCAACGGCAGCCCCGAAATCATCGCGGCTGCCGCCGACTTCTACGACAGCCTGAATGCCGCGCAGCAACAGAAGGTGCGGGACTTCATGGACCGCGGCGGCCGCCGCTGGGGCCATCGTGGCTGA
- a CDS encoding DUF4260 domain-containing protein produces MSREQAVSGGVRTLLRLEGVVVLGAALAAYAQFGAGWGVFALWLLVPDLAMLGYLAGPRVGAALYNAAHSYTGAVSLLALGALAAMPWAVAGGLIWCAHIGLDRALGYGLKYGAEFGATHLGRIGRADPW; encoded by the coding sequence GTGTCCCGCGAACAGGCGGTCTCGGGCGGCGTGCGCACGCTGCTGCGGCTCGAAGGCGTGGTCGTGCTGGGCGCGGCGCTGGCGGCCTATGCACAGTTCGGCGCGGGCTGGGGCGTATTCGCGCTCTGGCTGCTCGTGCCCGATCTCGCGATGCTGGGTTACCTCGCGGGGCCGCGCGTGGGCGCGGCGCTCTACAACGCAGCGCATTCGTACACTGGCGCGGTTTCGCTGCTGGCACTCGGCGCTCTTGCCGCAATGCCATGGGCGGTGGCCGGCGGCTTGATCTGGTGCGCGCACATCGGCCTCGATCGGGCGCTCGGCTACGGGCTCAAGTACGGCGCCGAATTTGGCGCCACGCACCTGGGCCGCATCGGGCGGGCCGATCCGTGGTGA
- a CDS encoding response regulator transcription factor has translation MPRILLIDDDEHLAAPLTTYFARFGCTLESAVRPSEGLTKLRAGHYDAAILDVMLPEMDGFALCREIRKESDIPIVMLTARGEVMDRVVGLELGADDYVPKPFEPRELVARVQTILRRQRSTPAPANGNGNGTQHRVFDGLSIDLDRRQVLRHGERIELTGTEFELLALLAAEPGKVFSRDDILNRLRGHEAELYTRAVDIVVSRLRKKLEPLDCIKTLRNAGYALAVARSEPA, from the coding sequence ATGCCGCGCATCCTGCTGATCGACGACGACGAACACCTCGCCGCGCCGCTGACCACCTACTTCGCACGCTTCGGCTGCACGCTCGAAAGCGCCGTGCGGCCGAGCGAGGGGCTCACCAAGCTGCGTGCCGGCCACTACGACGCGGCGATCCTCGACGTGATGCTGCCCGAGATGGATGGCTTTGCGCTGTGCCGCGAGATCCGCAAGGAGAGCGACATTCCCATCGTGATGCTCACCGCGCGCGGCGAGGTGATGGACCGCGTGGTCGGCCTCGAGCTCGGGGCCGACGACTACGTGCCCAAGCCCTTCGAGCCGCGAGAGTTAGTCGCACGCGTGCAGACCATCCTGCGGCGCCAGCGCAGCACGCCGGCTCCGGCAAACGGCAATGGCAACGGCACGCAGCACCGCGTGTTCGACGGCCTGTCGATCGATCTCGACCGGCGCCAGGTGCTGCGCCATGGCGAGCGCATCGAGCTCACCGGCACCGAGTTCGAACTGCTCGCGTTGCTGGCGGCCGAGCCCGGCAAAGTCTTCAGCCGCGACGACATCCTGAATCGCCTGCGCGGCCACGAAGCCGAGCTTTACACCCGGGCGGTCGACATCGTGGTGAGCCGCTTGCGCAAGAAGCTCGAGCCGCTGGACTGCATCAAGACGCTGCGAAACGCCGGCTATGCGCTGGCCGTCGCGCGCAGCGAGCCCGCATGA
- a CDS encoding HAMP domain-containing sensor histidine kinase: MRSRRGGWRKAWREMACRREELHRQWHEQWHEKVQGKRRWRRSLRIRLVMMFVLLALVMAVVFMGGMKRSFSTGWAEAAKPMLVDYADRLVAEIGTPPDIARAQALVARLPITIRIVGPTVNWDSNPGGGNGRGGWMHDRDEEPWNDKWFIRPTADGHRVIFGWAPKLWKLAPRAVAWATLGALLLLVVLGYAYVSRLLRPLIDIREGAQRFGRGEFTQPIPVRRNDDLGDLAERINTMADDIQAMLDAKRGLLLALSHELRSPLTRARLNAELLPATPEGAAEREALLRDLNEMRDLISDLLESERLASPHVALQREPVDLAVLVREIVAEMAGTQNVHLDLAEGLPPHAVDRMRIRLLVRNLLDNALRYSTGAPRPPSVSLRAAVDGKTQGVELEVRDYGPGVDEAQVDRLTEPFYRTDGARARATGGVGLGMYLCRLIAEAHGGTLTVRNAQPGLQIVVRV, translated from the coding sequence ATGAGATCTCGTCGCGGAGGCTGGCGCAAGGCATGGCGCGAGATGGCCTGCCGCCGCGAGGAGTTGCACAGGCAATGGCACGAGCAATGGCACGAGAAGGTTCAGGGCAAGCGCCGCTGGCGCCGCTCGCTGCGCATTCGGCTCGTGATGATGTTCGTGTTGCTGGCGTTGGTCATGGCCGTGGTGTTCATGGGGGGCATGAAGAGATCCTTCTCCACCGGATGGGCCGAAGCCGCCAAGCCAATGCTGGTGGACTATGCCGACCGGCTCGTCGCCGAGATCGGCACACCGCCCGATATTGCACGCGCGCAGGCGCTGGTGGCCCGGCTGCCCATCACCATCCGCATCGTGGGCCCCACGGTCAACTGGGATTCCAACCCCGGCGGCGGCAACGGCCGCGGTGGCTGGATGCACGACCGCGACGAAGAGCCGTGGAACGACAAATGGTTCATCCGCCCCACGGCCGACGGCCACCGCGTGATCTTCGGCTGGGCGCCCAAGCTCTGGAAGCTCGCGCCGCGCGCCGTGGCCTGGGCCACGCTCGGCGCGCTGCTGCTGCTCGTGGTGCTGGGCTATGCCTATGTGAGCCGGCTGCTGCGGCCGCTGATCGACATCCGCGAGGGCGCGCAGCGCTTTGGCCGCGGCGAGTTCACGCAGCCCATTCCCGTGCGCCGCAACGACGACCTTGGCGACCTCGCGGAGCGCATCAACACCATGGCCGACGACATCCAGGCCATGCTCGACGCCAAGCGCGGCCTGCTGCTTGCTCTGAGCCATGAACTGCGATCGCCGCTCACGCGCGCCCGGCTCAATGCCGAGCTGCTGCCCGCCACGCCCGAGGGCGCTGCCGAGCGCGAGGCGCTGCTGCGTGATCTGAACGAGATGCGCGACCTGATCAGCGACCTGCTCGAAAGCGAGCGCCTTGCAAGCCCGCACGTGGCGCTGCAGCGCGAGCCGGTCGATTTGGCCGTGCTGGTGCGCGAAATCGTGGCCGAGATGGCGGGCACGCAGAACGTGCATCTCGACTTGGCGGAAGGCCTGCCGCCGCATGCCGTCGATCGCATGCGCATTCGCCTGCTGGTGCGCAACCTGCTGGACAACGCCTTGCGCTACAGCACCGGCGCGCCCCGGCCGCCGAGCGTGTCGCTGCGGGCCGCAGTGGACGGCAAGACACAGGGCGTCGAACTCGAGGTGCGGGACTATGGGCCCGGTGTCGACGAAGCCCAGGTCGATCGGCTGACCGAGCCCTTCTATCGCACCGACGGTGCGCGGGCGCGTGCCACGGGCGGCGTTGGGCTCGGCATGTACCTGTGCCGGCTGATTGCCGAGGCGCATGGCGGCACATTGACGGTGCGCAACGCGCAACCAGGCCTGCAGATCGTCGTCCGGGTCTAG
- a CDS encoding NADP-dependent oxidoreductase: protein MSSPLANHQVRLAQRPEGTATRENWKFTTEPVGEPAEGGVLVKTLSLSLDPAMRGWLNDAKSYIAPVAIDEVMRAGGVGRVIASKNPQFAVGDTVYGTLGVQEYILIPEAQIKRNGLVKIDLRVGSINQWLNVLGMPGMTGYFGLMDVGQPQPGETVVVSGAAGAVGQTVGQLAKIKGCRVVGIAGGAAKCDWVVKELGFDACIDYKAGAGAVREGLKAHCPKGVDIYFDNVGGEILDAVLARLARKARVIICGAISQYNNANSMPGAGPRNYLSLLVNRARMEGIVVFDYADRYHIAIAEMAGYLKDGRMKSKEDVVKGLDTFPESLNKLFAGENFGKLILQVAED, encoded by the coding sequence ATGAGCAGCCCCCTCGCCAACCACCAGGTCCGCCTCGCCCAACGCCCCGAGGGCACGGCCACCCGCGAGAACTGGAAGTTCACCACCGAACCCGTCGGCGAGCCGGCCGAGGGCGGTGTGCTGGTCAAGACGCTGTCGCTGTCGCTCGACCCCGCGATGCGCGGCTGGCTCAACGATGCCAAGAGCTACATCGCGCCCGTGGCCATCGACGAAGTGATGCGCGCTGGCGGCGTCGGCCGCGTCATCGCCTCGAAGAACCCGCAGTTCGCCGTGGGCGATACCGTCTACGGCACGCTGGGCGTGCAGGAATACATCCTGATCCCCGAAGCCCAGATCAAGCGCAACGGGCTGGTCAAGATCGACCTGCGCGTGGGCTCCATCAACCAGTGGCTCAACGTGCTCGGTATGCCGGGCATGACCGGCTACTTCGGCCTGATGGACGTGGGCCAGCCCCAGCCCGGCGAAACGGTGGTCGTCTCCGGCGCGGCCGGCGCCGTGGGGCAGACGGTGGGCCAATTGGCGAAGATCAAAGGCTGCCGCGTCGTCGGCATCGCGGGCGGCGCCGCCAAGTGCGACTGGGTGGTGAAGGAGCTGGGATTCGACGCCTGCATCGACTACAAGGCTGGCGCCGGCGCGGTGCGGGAAGGCCTCAAGGCGCATTGCCCGAAGGGCGTGGACATCTACTTCGACAACGTCGGCGGCGAGATCCTCGACGCGGTGCTGGCGCGGCTCGCGCGCAAGGCGCGGGTCATCATCTGCGGCGCCATCAGCCAGTACAACAACGCCAACAGCATGCCGGGCGCGGGTCCCAGGAACTACCTGAGCCTGCTGGTGAACCGGGCCCGCATGGAAGGCATCGTGGTGTTCGACTACGCCGACCGGTACCACATCGCCATCGCCGAGATGGCCGGCTACCTGAAGGACGGGCGCATGAAGAGCAAGGAAGACGTCGTGAAGGGTCTCGACACTTTTCCCGAATCGCTCAACAAGCTCTTTGCCGGGGAGAACTTCGGCAAGCTGATCCTGCAGGTGGCCGAAGACTGA